From a region of the Mercurialis annua linkage group LG1-X, ddMerAnnu1.2, whole genome shotgun sequence genome:
- the LOC126667401 gene encoding uncharacterized protein LOC126667401 — MWIKENVKNVVWPPKMKAEIRDTRKYCKFHEDYGHETDSCIDLKVAIERMIDTGELRKFVAHKAKNNDKGEKRSRDDKGKEKEDERPSKMLGTIHMINEGGHSSSTIRRKQRKKVMNIRETHMPPVIFDVEDYEHVKAPHNDASVVTTIIENWNME; from the coding sequence atgtggatcaaagagaACGTAAAAAATGTAGTATGGCCACCGAAGATGAAAGCCGAAATAAGGGACACaagaaagtactgcaaattcCACGAAGACTACGGACATGAAACAGACAGCTGCATAGATTTGAAAGTCGCAATCGAAAGAATGATAGACACAGGAGAattgaggaaatttgtggcccaCAAAGCGAAAAacaatgacaagggagaaaaaagaagtAGAGATgacaaaggaaaagaaaaagaagacgaACGCCCATCCAAAATGTTGGGAACCATACATATGATCAATGAAGGAGGACACAGCAGCTCAACGATTAGAAGAAAGCAAAGGAAAAAGGTGATGAACATCAGAGAAACCCACATGCCACCCGTAATCTTCGATGTTGAAGATTATGAGCACGTGAAAGCACCCCATAATGATGCCTCGGTGgtaactactatcattgagAATTGGAACATGGAGTGA